The following coding sequences are from one Lolium rigidum isolate FL_2022 chromosome 6, APGP_CSIRO_Lrig_0.1, whole genome shotgun sequence window:
- the LOC124664247 gene encoding subtilisin-like protease 1, translating to MAAFSNFIPTLLLFITLFFTPGLCYINPAIERAQKNTTETSAYRTYIVLVDPPRSSAREEDHRRWHESFLLGSCGGESSRLRLLHSYTQVFSGFAARLTGAELDAVAKKPGFVRAFPERTLQLMTTHTPEFLGLRNGTGFWSNAKYGKGVIVGLLDTGIYAAHPSFNDHGVPPPPSRWKGSCKMAGCNNKLIGAKSLVGNEDPDDTSGHGTHTSSIVAGNFVPGASYHGIGTGTAAGIAPGAHIAMYKVCKNDGCDDSAILAGLDAAIKDGVDVLSLSHGFGKGVRFDQDPIAIGAFSAISKGITVVCAAGNEGPTSGFLSNDAPWLLTVAAGSVDRSFQAEVCLGNGKRIYGQALTQEAKPSSKSYPLIFSEKFRYCEYDEDNAIVGKILVCESMSEKNQYYKIPHLMIAGAAGVVLFNNKVNGYTIDLLDYNSRVVQVTEVDGVILTSYVSSPGTNSVAAITYNNTLVGIHPAPVVASFSSRGPSTIDAGVLKPDILAPGLNILAAWRREMGSTWEPYNIISGTSMATPHVSGVVALIKSIHPTWSPAAIKSAILTTSDIVDSRGGPILDHRYMKASAYDTGAGHVNPTRAADPGLVYDLSIGDYAGYICWLLGDHGLATIMQKHNSSLNCATLPKIKNTQLNYPMITVPMTSMPFTVNRTVTNVGPSKSTYTVKVDASKSMVVHVFPEKLTFSKVGEKKTFSLTVSSHVVGKEESVEGSLRWVSEKHVVRSPIVASIRVKDSYSASAPF from the coding sequence ATGGCTGCGTTTTCCAATTTCATACCGACACTTCTATTATTCATCACCCTCTTTTTTACACCCGGGTTGTGCTACATCAACCCAGCTATCGAACGGGCACAAAAGAATACCACAGAAACCTCTGCATATCGCACTTATATCGTGCTTGTCGATCCACCGCGCTCGAGTGCCAGGGAGGAGGATCACCGCCGGTGGCATGAGTCTTTCTTGCTAGGCTCGTGTGGCGGTGAATCTAGCAGGCTACGTCTTCTCCACTCCTACACCCAAGTATTTAGCGGCTTTGCCGCGAGGCTCACAGGGGCTGAGCTCGATGCGGTGGCCAAGAAGCCAGGGTTCGTGCGAGCGTTCCCAGAGCGAACACTGCAACTCATGACCACGCACACACCCGAGTTCCTAGGTCTGAGGAATGGCACTGGGTTCTGGAGCAACGCCAAATATGGGAAGGGAGTTATCGTCGGGTTGCTGGACACCGGCATCTATGCAGCACACCCTTCCTTCAATGACCATGGCGTCCCACCACCCCCATCACGGTGGAAGGGGTCGTGCAAGATGGCCGGCTGCAACAACAAACTTATTGGTGCCAAGTCACTTGTTGGGAACGAGGATCCTGATGACACATCGGGGCATGGGACGCACACCTCATCCATAGTCGCCGGGAACTTCGTCCCTGGCGCATCATATCATGGCATCGGCACAGGCACCGCTGCTGGAATAGCTCCTGGAGCCCACATCGCCATGTACAAGGTATGCAAAAATGATGGATGTGATGATTCTGCCATACTGGCTGGACTGGATGCGGCCATCAAGGATGGGGTGGATGTCCTCTCACTCTCCCATGGCTTCGGCAAGGGTGTGCGCTTTGATCAGGACCCCATCGCCATCGGCGCGTTTAGTGCCATATCCAAGGGCATCACCGTGGTGTGTGCGGCTGGCAATGAAGGTCCCACGTCAGGCTTTCTCAGCAATGATGCTCCATGGTTGCTCACAGTCGCTGCCGGCTCGGTGGATCGGAGCTTTCAGGCCGAAGTGTGTCTTGGCAATGGCAAGCGTATCTATGGACAAGCGCTTACCCAGGAAGCTAAGCCAAGCTCAAAGTCATATCCTCTCATCTTCTCCGAGAAATTTCGGTACTGCGAATATGACGAGGACAATGCCATCGTCGGTAAGATCCTTGTTTGTGAAAGCATGTCGGAGAAGAATCAGTACTATAAGATCCCCCACTTAATGATTGCTGGCGCGGCTGGTGTGGTGTTATTCAACAACAAGGTCAATGGCTACACCATAGATCTTCTGGATTACAACTCTAGAGTGGTGCAGGTAACCGAGGTCGATGGTGTCATCCTCACATCTTATGTGTCGTCGCCAGGGACCAACTCGGTGGCTGCTATCACGTACAACAACACATTGGTTGGTATCCACCCGGCCCCCGTCGTAGCGTCGTTCTCTTCCCGAGGTCCAAGCACGATCGACGCCGGTGTGCTCAAGCCAGATATATTGGCACCAGGGCTCAATATCCTAGCCGCATGGCGGCGGGAGATGGGATCTACATGGGAACCTTATAACATCATATCCGGCACTTCCATGGCAACTCCACACGTTAGTGGTGTTGTCGCGCTTATCAAGAGCATACATCCTACCTGGTCACCGGCTGCCATCAAGTCTGCCATCTTGACAACATCAGACATCGTCGATAGCAGAGGTGGACCGATCTTGGACCATCGATACATGAAAGCGAGTGCATATGACACAGGAGCTGGACATGTGAACCCCACCAGAGCAGCTGACCCTGGTCTAGTGTATGACCTTAGCATTGGTGACTATGCAGGTTATATTTGTTGGCTCCTTGGCGACCATGGCCTGGCAACCATCATGCAGAAGCACAACTCAAGCCTGAATTGCGCAACGCTACCAAAGATCAAGAACACGCAGCTCAACTACCCGATGATTACGGTGCCTATGACGTCGATGCCATTCACCGTGAATCGAACGGTGACGAATGTCGGACCATCAAAGTCGACCTATACGGTGAAGGTGGATGCATCCAAATCAATGGTGGTGCATGTCTTTCCGGAGAAGCTGACGTTCTCCAAGGTTGGAGAGAAGAAAACATTTAGCTTGACAGTGAGCAGTCACGTGGTGGGTAAAGAAGAATCTGTGGAAGGAAGCTTGAGATGGGTGTCAGAGAAGCATGTCGTGCGAAGCCCCATCGTCGCATCCATCAGAGTGAAAGATAGTTATTCCGCATCGGCACCATTTTAG